A genomic window from Erpetoichthys calabaricus chromosome 17, fErpCal1.3, whole genome shotgun sequence includes:
- the LOC114667527 gene encoding Schwann cell myelin protein-like — translation MTPPNPPLLILCLLKGLSLWHVASGWWVEMPSQITALQGSCVVIPCRYSYNSNGPKKFVAVWYQYQSSGYPLVYDGNNPSNVIDKFRGRTNLVGNVRNGNCSLKISDVVRNLNGEKIYTWIDPDNIGSGTYKFYDHTVQLNVIEYASPPDVSVEGDREGHMVALKCSTVHTCPPSPPAFTWSYPGGTSMVEHTEVREGKWKSTAQLQFNVSHVDHERKVTCTVKHPGGRTAERSATLSIRFAPKKVTVQLPASIVEGSKATLSCNSDGNPKPQTFQWYKIEEENTTLLESGELLTITPHRGSDVRYYCQASNGIGGTKSEAISLVVQYPPEISLDSKCFIKENVISCHCEVDSRPAASVTWNKNGSADTRGFNVTQTTSDSGKVTGILSGSLVEQLNISCIAENQHGSSERHLEVITVTADKRQQWKEKNFIVVIAVVATVVVLCVMVTAAACKMCRHKKKPEFDKMVTFQDMKPERDQQRDEDIYANTPAGNEYSYQPSETIYGNSPACSSPPQACDR, via the exons ATGACCCCTCCAAACCCTCCGCTTCTCATTCTTTGTCTTCTGAAAG GACTTTCACTCTGGCATGTTGCCAGCGGCTGGTGGGTGGAAATGCCCTCTCAGATCACCGCCTTGCAGGGCTCTTGCGTGGTCATCCCCTGCAGGTACTCCTACAACTCCAACGGCCCCAAGAAATTTGTTGCCGTCTGGTACCAGTATCAGAGCTCGGGCTACCCTTTGGTTTACGACGGGAATAATCCCAGCAACGTGATTGACAAATTCCGAGGTCGGACAAACCTCGTTGGGAATGTCAGAAATGGGAACTGCAGTCTGAAAATCAGTGACGTCGTCAGGAATCTCAACGGAGAAAAGATTTACACCTGGATTGATCCGGATAACATCGGCTCCGGCACTTATAAGTTTTATGACCACACCGTTCAGCTGAATGTGATCG AGTATGCATCTCCCCCCGACGTTTCCGTTGAAGGTGACAGAGAAGGACACATGGTGGCTCTCAAGTGCTCCACTGTGCACACGTGTCCCCCGTCTCCTCCCGCGTTCACCTGGTCCTACCCGGGTGGCACCAGCATGGTGGAGCACACTGAAGTCAGGGAGGGCAAATGGAAATCGACTGCCCAGCTCCAGTTTAATGTGTCACACGTGGACCACGAAAGGAAGGTGACCTGCACGGTCAAACATCCGGGAGGGAGAACGGCTGAACGGTCTGCCACATTGAGCATCAGAT TTGCCCCCAAAAAAGTGACAGTTCAGCTACCAGCATCCATAGTGGAAGGCAGCAAAGCCACCCTGAGCTGCAACAGTGACGGGAACCCCAAACCGCAAACGTTCCAGTGGTACAAGATCGAGGAAGAAAATACCACACTCCTGGAAAGCGGGGAGCTCCTCACTATAACACCTCATAGAGGAAGTGACGTCCGCTATTACTGCCAGGCGAGCAACGGGATTGGAGGAACAAAGTCAGAGGCAATCAGCCTGGTggtgcagt ATCCCCCAGAAATCAGCCTGGACTCCAAGTGCTTTATCAAGGAAAATGTGATCAGCTGCCATTGTGAAGTCGACTCCCGGCCGGCAGCATCCGTCACCTGGAACAAGAACGGATCTGCAGACACACGCGGCTTTAATGTCACCCAGACTACCAGTGACAGCGGTAAGGTGACAGGAATACTGAGTGGGTCCCTGGTGGAACAGCTGAACATCTCCTGCATTGCCGAAAACCAGCATGGGTCCTCAGAGCGCCACCTAGAGGTGATCACAG TCACGGCAGATAAACGTCAGCAGTGGAAGGAGAAAAACTTCATTGTGGTCATCGCTGTGGTGGCAACTGTGGTCGTCCTGTGCGTCATGGTCACCGCGGCTGCCTGCAAGATGTGTCGGCACAA GAAGAAGCCGGAGTTTGACAAGATGGTGACATTTCAGGACATGAAACCTGAAAGAGACCAGCAAAGAGACGAGGACATCTACGCCAACACCCCTGCCGGCAACGAGTACAGCTACCAACCCAGTGAAACCATCTATGGCAACAGCCCTGCGTGCAGCAGCCCCCCACAGGCATGTGACCGGTGA